One stretch of Candidatus Baltobacteraceae bacterium DNA includes these proteins:
- the rplO gene encoding 50S ribosomal protein L15, with protein sequence MLKLGALVPAKGSWPKRQRIGRGHGSGMVKTGGEGGKGQTVRSGGGKGPSFEGGQTPWGRRLPHKRGYSQKARDIGHFRARYAVVNLHQLSAWDASVEISPESLRERGILKSTLDGVKILGGSKTGTALPSGLKFRDVVFSASALEALKAAGASFPEGDQ encoded by the coding sequence ATGCTCAAGCTGGGCGCGCTCGTTCCCGCCAAAGGCTCGTGGCCGAAGCGCCAGCGCATCGGCCGCGGACACGGGTCGGGCATGGTCAAGACCGGCGGCGAAGGCGGCAAAGGTCAGACCGTGCGCTCGGGCGGCGGCAAGGGTCCCTCGTTCGAAGGCGGTCAGACGCCGTGGGGGCGTCGTCTGCCTCACAAGCGCGGATACTCGCAAAAGGCGCGCGACATCGGGCACTTCCGTGCGCGTTACGCGGTCGTCAACCTGCATCAGCTCAGCGCGTGGGATGCGAGCGTCGAGATTTCGCCCGAGTCGCTGCGCGAGCGCGGCATTTTGAAGTCGACGCTCGACGGCGTGAAGATTCTGGGCGGGAGCAAGACCGGTACGGCGCTTCCATCGGGATTGAAGTTTCGCGACGTCGTCTTTTCGGCAAGTGCGCTCGAAGCGCTCAAAGCCGCCGGCGCGTCCTTTCCTGAAGGCGACCAATGA
- the rplE gene encoding 50S ribosomal protein L5, which translates to MATRLKEKYKSSVRSRLQEKFGYKNSEQVPKLEKVVVNMSVGDAIANAKALDAAVAELTQITGQKPVVTKAKKSIAAFKLREGMNIGAKVTLRGDRMYIFLDKLFNIVLPRIRDFRGLPAKSFDGRGNYNLGLREQLVFPEINYDKVDKARGMDITIVTTAKSDEEASEFLTAMGLPLQKGRSFDGAQDQKRK; encoded by the coding sequence ATGGCAACCCGTTTGAAAGAAAAGTACAAGAGCTCGGTGCGCAGCCGGCTGCAGGAGAAGTTCGGCTACAAGAACAGCGAGCAGGTGCCCAAGCTCGAGAAGGTCGTCGTGAACATGAGCGTGGGCGATGCGATCGCCAACGCCAAGGCGCTCGACGCGGCGGTGGCCGAGCTGACGCAGATCACCGGCCAAAAGCCGGTCGTGACGAAGGCGAAGAAGTCGATCGCGGCGTTCAAGCTGCGCGAGGGAATGAACATCGGCGCGAAGGTCACCCTGCGCGGCGACCGGATGTACATTTTCCTCGACAAACTCTTCAACATCGTGCTTCCCCGTATCCGCGACTTTCGCGGGCTGCCGGCGAAGTCGTTCGACGGGCGCGGCAACTACAATCTGGGCCTTCGCGAACAGTTGGTGTTCCCGGAGATCAACTACGACAAGGTCGACAAAGCGCGCGGCATGGACATTACGATCGTCACGACGGCGAAGTCGGACGAAGAGGCGTCGGAGTTTCTCACGGCGATGGGGCTTCCGCTACAGAAAGGCCGGTCCTTCGACGGTGCTCAGGATCAAAAAAGAAAGTAA
- the rplX gene encoding 50S ribosomal protein L24, which translates to MAAKLHIVKGDTVVVRRGKEKGKRGVVKAVFPKAGFATVEGLNIVKRHTKAGQQRGNMGAAQSGGIIEKEAPFPISALMAVDPKDNAPTRLRRGRTADGVPHRVAVRSGEPLRESAKGA; encoded by the coding sequence ATGGCTGCGAAGCTTCATATCGTCAAGGGCGATACCGTCGTCGTGCGCCGCGGCAAGGAAAAAGGAAAGCGCGGCGTGGTCAAGGCCGTTTTTCCGAAGGCTGGTTTCGCCACGGTGGAAGGCCTGAATATCGTCAAGCGCCATACGAAGGCGGGCCAGCAGCGCGGCAACATGGGTGCGGCCCAGAGCGGCGGCATCATCGAGAAAGAGGCTCCGTTCCCGATCTCGGCGCTGATGGCGGTCGATCCGAAGGATAACGCCCCGACGCGGCTGCGTCGCGGTCGTACGGCGGACGGCGTCCCGCATCGCGTCGCCGTCCGCAGCGGTGAGCCGTTGCGAGAATCGGCCAAAGGAGCGTAA
- the rplR gene encoding 50S ribosomal protein L18, whose translation MARLSKDDSRRARHQRLRKKLAGTNDCPRLMVRRTLHHIYATLVDDAKGHTLAAASTRDKSVGESLGSKTNLNAAKAVGTAIAAKAKAAGITEVVFDRGGYKYHGRVQALADAAREAGLNF comes from the coding sequence ATGGCGCGCCTCTCCAAAGATGATTCGCGTCGCGCGCGTCATCAGCGCCTGCGTAAGAAGCTTGCCGGCACGAACGACTGTCCGCGTCTGATGGTTCGGCGCACGCTTCACCACATCTACGCAACGCTGGTCGACGATGCGAAGGGTCACACGCTCGCGGCCGCTTCGACGCGCGATAAGTCGGTTGGCGAATCGCTCGGCTCGAAGACCAATCTCAATGCCGCCAAGGCCGTGGGCACGGCCATTGCGGCCAAGGCCAAGGCGGCCGGCATCACCGAGGTCGTGTTCGATCGCGGCGGCTACAAATATCACGGACGCGTACAAGCACTCGCCGATGCGGCGCGTGAAGCGGGGCTGAATTTCTAA
- the secY gene encoding preprotein translocase subunit SecY codes for MFDNLRAAVLVPDIRKRIGFVLFAFAWFIFMIHVQLPNVNEAAWQNVLKSGQFYTLLGFLSGGALQKLSIIAMGITPYINASIIMQLMTVVLPQLEELAKKGGEEGRKKIGQYTRWLTIVLALLQATFMTNAMKASGVFYDTSLWYQLFAITAMVAGTLFLMWLGEQISDKGIGNGVSLIIFIGIVLRYPQYVGQTYSSAAQGGLSLLNLVLFILITIAIIIGIIFMYQGQRRVPVQQARRVVGRKMFAGRSTYIPLRLNNAGVISIIFAISILLLPQQALAWFSGHAGAAAPAYHSLFVLPGLHWNIGYPTNLAAVSELINVYFAPGGTLYNITYFLLVVVFTFFYSSVVLNTRDVADNLKKTGAFIPGIRPGQPTVDYLNRILMRLTTAAAIFLGVLAVAPNVLERGLSITTIYLGSTSLLIVVGVALDTISQIEARLAMRDYRGFIKR; via the coding sequence GTGTTCGATAATCTGCGCGCGGCGGTACTAGTTCCCGACATCCGTAAGCGCATCGGGTTCGTGCTCTTTGCCTTCGCGTGGTTCATCTTCATGATCCACGTGCAGCTTCCCAACGTGAACGAAGCCGCCTGGCAGAACGTCCTCAAGAGCGGGCAGTTCTACACCCTGCTGGGCTTTCTCTCGGGCGGTGCGCTGCAGAAGCTTTCGATCATCGCCATGGGGATCACGCCCTACATCAACGCCTCGATCATCATGCAGTTGATGACGGTCGTGCTGCCGCAACTCGAAGAGTTGGCCAAGAAAGGCGGCGAGGAAGGCCGAAAGAAGATCGGCCAGTACACGCGCTGGCTGACGATCGTGCTGGCGCTCTTACAGGCAACCTTCATGACGAACGCGATGAAGGCGTCCGGGGTCTTCTACGATACGAGCCTGTGGTACCAGCTCTTTGCGATTACGGCGATGGTCGCGGGCACGCTCTTCCTCATGTGGCTCGGCGAGCAGATCAGCGACAAGGGCATCGGCAACGGCGTTTCACTGATCATCTTTATCGGCATCGTGCTGCGGTATCCGCAGTATGTGGGCCAGACGTATTCTTCGGCGGCGCAAGGCGGACTCTCGCTCCTGAACCTCGTGCTATTCATCCTGATCACGATCGCGATCATCATTGGTATCATCTTCATGTACCAAGGGCAGCGGCGCGTGCCGGTGCAGCAGGCGCGCCGGGTGGTGGGACGCAAAATGTTTGCCGGGCGTTCGACCTACATTCCACTGCGGCTCAATAACGCGGGCGTGATCTCGATCATCTTCGCGATTTCGATCCTGCTCTTACCCCAACAGGCCCTCGCGTGGTTCTCGGGCCACGCCGGCGCCGCCGCTCCCGCATATCACTCGCTCTTCGTGCTCCCGGGTCTGCACTGGAACATCGGATATCCGACCAACCTGGCCGCGGTGAGCGAACTGATCAACGTGTACTTTGCGCCGGGCGGTACGCTCTACAATATCACCTACTTTCTGCTCGTCGTGGTCTTCACGTTCTTCTATAGCTCGGTCGTGCTCAACACCCGTGACGTGGCCGACAATCTAAAGAAGACGGGCGCGTTCATCCCCGGCATCCGCCCGGGCCAGCCGACGGTGGATTATCTCAATCGGATTCTCATGCGGCTGACGACCGCCGCCGCGATCTTCCTCGGCGTGCTGGCCGTCGCACCAAACGTTCTCGAGCGCGGATTGAGCATCACGACGATCTACCTGGGGTCGACCTCACTGCTGATCGTAGTCGGCGTCGCGCTCGATACGATTTCTCAAATCGAAGCACGCTTGGCGATGCGCGACTACCGCGGGTTCATCAAACGGTAG
- the rplN gene encoding 50S ribosomal protein L14, with the protein MIQQETRLKVADNSGARELLVIHVSGGSRHAYAHVGDVVVGTVKSAIPGAAVKKGQVVKAVIVRTSAPIRRSDGSVVRCDDNACVIIKGEKDNLDPRGTRVFGPVMRELRDRGFLKIASLAPEVL; encoded by the coding sequence ATGATACAGCAAGAAACGCGACTCAAAGTCGCCGATAACAGCGGTGCCCGCGAGCTGCTGGTGATTCACGTCAGCGGCGGAAGCCGTCACGCCTATGCCCATGTCGGCGACGTCGTCGTCGGCACGGTCAAGAGCGCGATTCCCGGCGCGGCGGTGAAGAAAGGTCAGGTCGTGAAGGCCGTGATCGTGCGCACGTCCGCGCCGATCCGTCGTTCGGACGGTTCCGTCGTGCGTTGCGACGACAACGCCTGCGTGATCATCAAGGGCGAAAAAGACAATCTCGACCCGCGCGGCACGCGCGTCTTCGGACCGGTCATGCGGGAACTTCGCGATCGCGGCTTCTTGAAGATCGCCTCGCTCGCACCGGAGGTGCTCTAA
- the rpsE gene encoding 30S ribosomal protein S5: MNYRGGRERDNSGFEETVVRVNRVAKVVKGGKRFSFSALVVVGDRKGKVGFAIGKAGEVPEAIRKAVEQAKKNLVTVPMVEKTIPHEVYMQVGSAKVMLKPAAPGTGVIAGGSMRAVLELAGIHDILTKSLGTNNPINVVLATIEGLRSLKTVDRVAALRGKTAKEIFSAAS, translated from the coding sequence ATGAATTATCGTGGTGGTCGCGAACGCGACAATAGTGGATTCGAAGAGACCGTCGTGCGCGTCAATCGCGTGGCGAAAGTCGTCAAGGGCGGTAAACGCTTCAGCTTCAGTGCGCTCGTCGTGGTCGGCGATCGCAAGGGCAAAGTCGGTTTCGCCATCGGTAAGGCCGGCGAGGTGCCTGAAGCGATTCGCAAAGCGGTCGAGCAGGCAAAGAAGAACCTCGTAACCGTGCCGATGGTGGAGAAAACGATCCCCCACGAAGTGTACATGCAAGTCGGCTCGGCCAAAGTGATGCTCAAACCCGCCGCGCCCGGTACCGGCGTCATCGCCGGGGGCTCGATGCGCGCGGTGCTGGAGCTGGCCGGTATCCACGATATCCTCACCAAGTCGCTGGGAACGAACAATCCGATCAACGTCGTGCTCGCGACAATCGAGGGATTGCGTTCGCTCAAGACGGTCGACCGCGTGGCGGCGCTCCGCGGCAAGACCGCTAAGGAAATTTTCTCGGCTGCAAGCTAG
- the rpsH gene encoding 30S ribosomal protein S8: protein MAAITDPVADLLTRIRNANTANHKTVDVPASRVKAAISQILKDEGFIEDFERVNEGPQGTLRIRLKYGPEKEKVITGLRRISRPGLRVYTGKTEIPRVLGGLGLVIMSTPQGIMSGKRAKKLGVGGEVLAYVW from the coding sequence ATGGCAGCTATAACCGACCCCGTTGCTGATCTGCTCACGCGCATCCGCAACGCGAACACCGCCAATCACAAGACGGTGGACGTTCCGGCGTCGCGCGTAAAAGCCGCGATCTCCCAGATCCTCAAAGACGAGGGTTTCATCGAAGATTTCGAGCGGGTGAACGAAGGGCCGCAAGGCACGCTGCGCATCCGTCTCAAGTATGGTCCGGAGAAAGAAAAAGTCATCACCGGCCTGCGCCGCATCTCGCGTCCGGGCTTGCGCGTGTACACGGGCAAAACCGAGATCCCGCGCGTGCTCGGCGGCTTGGGTCTGGTCATCATGTCGACCCCGCAGGGCATCATGTCCGGCAAACGGGCTAAAAAGCTCGGCGTCGGCGGTGAAGTCCTGGCATATGTTTGGTAG
- a CDS encoding type Z 30S ribosomal protein S14 codes for MAKTSLIVKSQRTPKFGVRSHNRCKICGRPRGYLRKFAMCRICFRENAHKGVVPGVTKASW; via the coding sequence ATGGCAAAGACGAGTTTGATCGTGAAATCGCAGCGGACGCCGAAGTTTGGCGTGCGTTCGCACAATCGCTGCAAGATTTGCGGACGCCCCCGCGGCTATCTCCGCAAGTTTGCCATGTGCCGCATCTGTTTTCGGGAGAACGCGCACAAAGGCGTGGTCCCCGGCGTAACCAAGGCGAGTTGGTGA
- the rpsQ gene encoding 30S ribosomal protein S17 — protein MEQRNERAVARRVKQGRVASDKMDKTIVVVTETRVPHPTYGKIVRKSTRFKAHDEQNQAKIGDIVRIMECRPLSRDKRWRLVEIVERAK, from the coding sequence ATGGAGCAGCGTAACGAGCGGGCGGTGGCGCGCCGCGTGAAACAGGGTCGCGTCGCGTCCGACAAGATGGACAAGACGATCGTCGTCGTGACCGAGACGCGCGTTCCGCACCCGACGTACGGCAAGATCGTTCGCAAGTCCACGCGCTTCAAAGCGCATGACGAACAGAACCAAGCCAAAATCGGCGATATCGTGCGCATCATGGAATGCCGCCCGCTCTCGCGCGACAAACGCTGGCGTCTGGTCGAGATCGTCGAACGAGCGAAGTAG
- the rplF gene encoding 50S ribosomal protein L6: MSRIGKLPVNVPSGVNVTLGDGEVVVKGPKGELRQTILTQSIDVKLEDGKVIVARKSDAKPQRSLHGLTRTLISNMVEGVSKGFRKSLEIQGVGYRAAKAGERLNLSLGYSHPVVFEPPKGITLSVEGQNKIHVDGIDKQQVGQVAAEIRSLRAPEPYKGKGIRYEGEVIRKKLGKAGKAGKK, translated from the coding sequence ATGTCGCGTATTGGAAAACTCCCCGTCAACGTGCCCAGCGGCGTGAACGTCACGCTGGGCGACGGCGAGGTGGTCGTCAAAGGGCCCAAGGGTGAACTGCGTCAGACGATTTTGACGCAGTCGATCGACGTCAAACTCGAGGACGGCAAAGTGATCGTCGCGCGCAAGAGCGACGCGAAGCCACAGCGCTCGCTGCACGGGTTGACGCGCACGCTGATCTCCAACATGGTCGAGGGCGTGAGCAAAGGATTTCGCAAGAGCCTCGAGATCCAAGGCGTCGGCTATCGCGCCGCCAAGGCGGGCGAGCGGCTGAACCTGAGCCTGGGCTACTCGCATCCGGTCGTGTTCGAGCCGCCGAAGGGCATTACGCTTTCGGTCGAGGGACAAAACAAGATTCACGTCGACGGCATCGACAAACAGCAAGTCGGTCAAGTCGCGGCGGAGATCCGTTCCCTGCGCGCGCCCGAACCGTATAAAGGTAAGGGCATTCGCTACGAGGGCGAGGTCATTCGCAAGAAACTCGGTAAGGCCGGAAAGGCAGGAAAGAAGTAA